The genomic region GCTATCTCCCCCCTAGAGCACGCCAAGGAGAGCCTCATGCTGGGGCTGCGCCTGCGGGAAGGGCTGGACGTGGCCGAGGTGGAAGGGCGCACGGGCCTAAGCCTCTGGCCCCTCCTGGAAGGCTCCGCCAGGGGCTTGGCCCAAGAGGGCTACCTGGAGGTGGCAGGCCACCGCCTGAAGCCCACCCGCAAGGCCTTCCCCTTGCTCCACGGGGTGGTGCTGCAGCTTTGGGAGGCCCTGGAACCCCTGGAAACCCAGGGTAAGCTTTGACCTGCACAAGGAGAAGCCATGGACCGGACCGCTTTGGCGCAAAAGGTGCTCAAAGCCCAGCCCTTCAGCCAGCACCTGGGGATGGAGCTCCTCTCGGCTGGGGAAGAAGAGGTGGAGCTTGCCCTCCCGGTGCGCCCCGAGTTTTACCAGCACCTGGGGGTGGTGCAGGGCGGGGTAATCGCCGCCCTTTTGGACAACGCCCTCACCTTCGCCGGGGGCATGGTGTTTGGGCCCGAGGTCCTCACCGTGGAGTTCAAGGTGAACTTTCTCCGCCCCGCCAAAGGCCAGCGGCTTTTGGCCCGTGGGCGGGTGGTCCAAGCGGGCAAGCGCCTGGCCGTGGTCCAGGGCGAGGTCTACAGCGAGGAACCCGAGCCCAAGCTGGTGGCCTTGGGCCAAGGCACCATCGCCAAGGTTTAGGCGAAGGCCAAGGCCTCGCGGGCCCGGTCGGCCAGGGCGAAGAAGCGCGCCTTGGTGAGGGGGATTTTGCCGGTGACCAGACCTTTGCCGGGCTCGTAGTGGGCGTGCAGGTGGATGTGGGCCCGGGGAAGGCGGATGCCGATGCGCTTCAGCTTGGCGTGCCGGGGAGAGACATCCGCAAGGAGGAAGGGCTCCCCCAGGGCATCGGAAAGGGAAGCGGTCATGATGGTGGTGGGCAGGTCGTAGGGGCGCTCCATGCGGTAGATGAAGTCGGGGAAGTCCGCCTCCTTTTCAAACCGAACCCCTTTCTCCCGGGCATACTCCCGCATCCAGGAAAGGAGCTCCACCCAGGCCTCGTAGAGTTCCCGTTCGTGCGAAGGGCCCATGGCCTGAGTATACCAAGCGGAGCCAAGCACCCCTGTCCCTAAGTACCCGCACGCAAAGGTTGCCCCACCGGCCAAAGCNTCGTGGCGCAAGCCACGACGGGGTACTTAGTAAAGGAACTCCCGGATATCGTACCGGGCCACCCTTAGCCGCATCCGGCGCAAGGCTGAGGCCCAAGCAGCCAGCTCCTCCTCCACTTGGGAAAGGGGCTCCAAACCCAGGGCGGCATAAGGGGTACGCGGTTCCACCTGGAAAGGGGATAAGTAGATTACATCCTCCTTGCCCAAAGGGAGCTCAGCCATGAGGGCCAGGCTTTCCCGGCGGTGGGCCTCCGCGTAGGCCACGCCCCCAGCCCCCACCATTAGGATCACCCCTAAGGAAAGCCCGGCCTCCTTGAGGCTCCGCACCAAGGACAGGGCCTCCCTTGGGTGCCCAGGCTTGTTGAGGAGGGCCAAGAGGGGAGCGTGCCCCGTCTCCAGTCCGATATAGACCCTCCTAAGTCCCAGCTCCCAAAGCCTTAACCACCAAGAAACCTCCTTCTTAAGCCCGGTGAAGAGGTCCAAAAAACCCAGGATGGGTTCCCCAGGAAAGGTCTGGCGGACCTCTTCCAGAAGGGGGAGAAGAGGCTCGCCCAAGGCCAGGGCGTTGCCATCCCCCAGGAACACCCCCCGCCTTAAGAGCCTCCCCCTTCCCAGGAGTTCCAAAACCCGTTCCACATGCTCCCGGAAAGCCCCCGGGCTTCGCTTCTGGAAGGGGCGATCCTGGTAGAAGGAACAGAAGGCGCACCGGTTCCAGGTGCAGCCCGTGGTGGCCTGGAGGACCACGGAAAGGTAGGCATCCGGAGGGAGAATGCTCACGGGCCAGGTGTAAGCCCGGCGATAAGGGGTGGGGTCGGAAAGGGCCTCCGGGGTCCAGCGAAGTACCTCCTCCCGGCGCCCAGAATCCTTGAGATGGGCCTCCGCTATGTCCAGGATCTCACGGTAGACCTCCAGGGCCTCCGCCTCCGCCAGGCGTCGCCTCCTCCTCTCCCCCTCCCGGTAGCGCAGGTGCAGGGTTCCGTCCAAGGCCCTCTTGTAGGTGAGCCCCTGGCGGAAGTAGTGGTAGGGCCGTCCCTCCCGATCGAAGGAAAGGACCCTGTTCCCCAGGGAGAGGACCGTGGCTTCCGGGCGCAAAAGCTCCACGCCCTTAGGTTAAGCGCTGCCGGGGGTGCGGCTGAGGAAGACGTACTCAAAGGGTCAGAGCCCATCCATGGGGCATTTCATCCCCCTCGAGACCCTTAGAATAAGCCCCGTGGTGCTCTCGGCCCTGAAGGGCCTTCTCTCTCCTGATACCCTTTCTCGCCTCACCCCCCTGGGCGGCTTTGAAGCCCGGGTGTACACGGATGGGGAAAGGGTCTACAAGGTATACCGGCCTGGCGAGGCCCACCTGGCGGCCCTCGAGGCCGAGAGGATGGCCCGCGCTGGCCTGGGAAGCTTCGTCCTGGGGGTGGCCCAGGTGGAGGGGCAAGGGGTCCTGGTCATCCGCCATTTTCCCGGAAGGCCCTTCAGCCCCGAAGCCTTCACCCCCAAGGCCCTCGCCGCCCTCTCCCACCTCTTCCTCTCCCTCCACCGCCTCCCCGAGCCGGGGTACGTGGAACGGGAAGAGCTTTTGGAGAGGCTAGAGCGCTTCGCTGAAAGCCTGGGCTCCGTGCCCGAGGCCTTGAGCCTCATCAAGGCCCTTATGCGGGAGACCACCTGGGTGGCGGGGGTGGAGAAGCGCTTCTGTCATCGGGACGCCTGGGCGGGGAACCTCCTCCTTAAGACCCAGGAACACCGCTCCCATGACGACCCCGAGGTGCTCCTGGTGGACTGGGTCCGCTCCGGAGGCGACGATCCCGCCCGGGACCTGGCCCTCCTCAAGACGGGAAGCCTGGACCTCTTGGGGGAAAGGGCAGCCCGGGAAGCCCTTTTCCGCCTGGTGCAGTTTTACCCCAAAGAGGTGCGGGAGCGCCTGGCCTTTTACGTGCCCCTCACCTACCTCCACGACCTCCACTGGTTCCGCACGAAAAATCCTGAGGGCTTCCTCGAGGCCCTGGCGGACAAGCTCCCCCGGGCCCTGAGCTTCTTCCAAGACTGCTTTCCCCTGGGAAACCGGGCGTGTTAGGCTTTGGGGGATGAGGATCACCCTGGTGGACCATCCCTTGGTCCAGCACAAGCTGGCCCACCTCCGGGATAAACGCACGGGCGCCAAGGACTTTCGCGAGCTAGCGGAGGAGATATCCCTCCTCATGGCCTACGAGGCCATGAGGGACCTAGAGCTTACCGAAACCACCGTGGAAACCCCCGTGGCCCCAGCCCGGGTCAAGGTGCTTTCCGGCAAGAAGCTGGCCCTGGTGGCCATCCTGCGGGCTGGATTGGTCATGGTGGAGGGCATCCTCAAGCTGGTGCCCCACGCCCGGGTGGGGCACATCGGCCTCTACCGGGATCCCGAGTCCCTAAAGCCCGTTCAGTACTACGCCAAGCTACCCCCGGATATCCCCGAGCGCCGGGTCTTCCTCCTGGATCCCATGCTGGCCACGGGCGGAAGCGCCAGCCACGCCCTTACCCTCCTTAAGGAAAAGGGGGCCACGGGGATCAAGCTCATGTGCCTCATCGCCGCCCCCGAGGGCCTGGAGCGCATCGCCCAGGACCACCCCGACACCGAGGTGGTGGCGGCGGCCATCGATGAGCGCCTAAACGAGCACGGCTACATCGTCCCCGGCCTAGGCGACGCGGGGGACCGCATCTACGGGACGAGATGACGGAGCTTCTCAAGCGCATCGGCGTGGCCGAGCCCACGGGCACGGGCTGGCTCACCGTGGCCTTCGCCTTCCTGGTGGCCCTTTTCTTCACTTGGCGGTTCCTGCCCCAGGTGCGCCGCTTCGCCCTCAAGGTGGGCTGGGCGGACATGCCCAACGAAAGGCGCCTCAACCGGGAGCCCCTACCCAACGCTGGGGGCCTAGCGGTCTACGCCGGGGTGGTGCTGGCCCTGGTGGTGGCCGCCTTCCTAAGGCCCATCCTGGTGGAACAGGTGCTTATCCAAATCCTCGCCATCCTCTTGGGAGGAGCTTGGCTGGTGCTGGTGGGCTTCATCGACGATCAGTTCGGCCTTCCCCCCCTCTTCCGCCTCTTCGTGCAAACCCTGGCCGCCCTCCTGCTCATGGCGGTGGGGGTGCGGTTCGAGGCCGCCTTCGGCACCCCCCTGGATCCCGTCTTGGGATTTTTCCTCACCTGGCTCTGGGTGGTGGGGATTACCAACGCCCTGAACCTCATGGACGGACTGGACGGCCTGGCGGGGGGCATCGCCTACATCAGCGCCATGAGCCTCCTCTTCGTGAGCGCCCAGTTCCCCTTCTGGGCCGCAGGCACCTTGGTCCTGGCGGCCTTGGCGGGGGCCTCCTTGGGCTTTTTGCGCCACAACCTGCACCCGAGCCGCATCATCCTGGGGGACGCGGGGGCTTACTTCCTGGGCTACACCCTGGCGGCCACGGCGCTTCTCGGCAACCTGAAGCTCACCACCTTTTTGGGCCTCCTGCCCCCGGCCCTCTTTCTCCTTCTCCCCATCCTGGACACCACCCAGGTGGTGGTGCGAAGGCTATTACGGGGGCAAAACCCCCTTTCCACCCCCGGCAAGGACCACATCCACCACCGCCTCCTGGCCCGGGGGCTCTCCCAGAGGCGGGTGGCCTTCCTCCTGTGGGGGCTCGCCCTCCTCTTCAACCTTCTGGCCATGGCCTACCTGGGCATGCCCAAGGAGGCCATCCTGGCAAGCCTTTTCGCCACGGTTTCCGGCCTAGGATGGGTGACCTACCGCCGCCTCAGGGCCGTTTGGAGGGGGGCAGAATAGCATGAAGCGGGTGGTCCTAGCCTTCGGCACCCGGCCTGAGGCCACCAAGATGGCCCCGGTCTACCTGGCTTTGAAGGAGCACCCCCACATTAAGCCCCTCGTCCTCCTCACCGGACAGCATCGGGAGCAGCTTCGGCAGGCCCTGGGGCTATTCGGCATCCAAGAGGACCGGAACCTGGACGTGATGCAAGAGCGCCAGGCCTTGCCGGACCTGGCGGCCCGCATCCTGCCCCAGGCGGCCAGGGCCCTCGAGGAGATGCGGGCGGACTACGTGCTGGTCCACGGGGACACCCTCAGCACCTTCGCCGTAGCTTGGGCCGCCTTTCTGGTGGGGCTTCCCGTGGGGCACGTGGAGGCCGGCTTAAGGAGCGGTAACCTCAAGGAACCCTTCCCCGAGGAGGCCAACCGCCGCCTCACCGACGCGCTCACCGACCTGGACTTCGCCCCCACCCCTCTGGCCAAGGAGAACCTCCTAAGGGAGGGCAAGAAGGCGGAGACCATCCTGGTCACCGGCCAGACGGGGGTGGATGCCGTGCTCCTGGCCGCCCGGCTGGGCCAGCTTCCCGAGGGGCTTCCCCCTGGCCCCTACGTGACCGTCACCATGCACCGGCGGGAGAACTGGCCCATCCTCCCCGAGCTGGCCCGGGCCCTCAAGCGGGTGGCCGAGGCCTTTCCCCACCTCACCTTCGTCTACCCCGTGCACCTGAACCCCGTGGTGCGGGAGGCGGTCTTTCCCGTGCTCAAGGGGGTGAGGAACTTCGTCCTCCTGGACCCCCTCGAGTACGGGCCCATGGCCGCCCTGATGCGGGAAAGCCTCCTCCTCGTTACCGATTCCGGGGGGCTCCAGGAGGAAGGAGCGGCCCTGGGGGTGCCGGTGGTGGTGCTCAGGAACGTCACGGAAAGGCCGGAAGGCCTCGAGGCGGGCATCCTGAGGCTGGCGGGCACCGAACCCGAAAGGGTTTACCGCACGGTGAAGGGGCTACTGGAAAACCCCCAAGAGCTTGAGCGCATGCGCCAGGCCAAGAACCCCTACGGGGATGGGAAGGCGGGGATGCGGGTGGCCCAGGGAGTGGCCTGGCGACTCGGCCTGGGGCCTAGGCCGGAGGACTGGGTTCCTTAGGCCATGGGCGCAGCTGGTAAAGCCCCACCATCAGCACCGCTCCTCCCAAGACCAAGGCGGCCAAGCGCCCCCCGAGAAGTTCAAAGAGAAGCCCGGTGAGGTAGGCCCCAAGGGGCCCGGTACCCAGCATCACCAGGCTGTACACCGCCATCACCCGGCCCCTGAGGCGGTCGGGCACGGCGAGCTGCACCAGGGTGTTGGCGTTGATGAGCACGGAGATCATGCCAAACCCCCCCAGGGCGAGGAAGAGGGGGGCCAGGCCGGGGTAGGGCAGGAAGAGGCCCAGGTGGGCCAGGGCCAGGAGGAAGACCCCGAGGAGGAGGCGCACCGGCTTGGGCCGCCCCGTGAAGGCCATGACCAAAGCCGCCCCCAGGGCCCCCATGCCCACGCTGGAGAGCAAAAGGCCGTAGCCGGCGGCCTCCATCCCCAGGACCAGCCGGGCGTAGGCGGGGACCAGGGTCTGGAAGTTCATGCCCAGGAGGGTGGCGAAGAGGACCAGGCCCACCACCCGGCGCACCAGGGGGTGGTCCAGGACGAAGCGCACCCCCTCCCCCGCCTGCCGCCAAAAGCGGCCGTCCCCCCCTTCCCCGGCCGGACCCCCGGGGAGGCGCTGGAGGACCAGGAGGAGGGGCAGGAAGGAGAGGGCGTTGGCCAGGTAGGCCACCCCCACCCCGAAGAGGGCGATGAGGAGGCCGGCAAGGGCCGGGCCCAGGAGGCGGCTCAGGTTGAAGCCGAAGGAGTTCAGGGCGATGGCCCCGGGGTAGCGTTCCCGCCCCGCCAGCTCCACGGTGAAGCTCTGGCGCACGGGCAGGTCCATGGCGTTCAGGGCCCCGTAGAGGAAGGCGAAGAGGAGGACGTGGGCGTAGTCCACCAGCCCGGTGAGGATGAGGAGGGCCATGAGGAGGGCCAAAAGCATCATCCCCCCTTGGGTGAGGAGGAGGAGGGCCCGCTTGGGGTAGCGGTCGGCCAGCACCCCCGCGGGGAGGGAGAGGAGCAAGGAGGGCAGGAACTGCAGGGCCACCACCAGCCCAAGCCGCTCGGCGCTCCCCGTGAGGAGGAGGACCAGCCACCCCTGGGCCGCGGCCTGCATCCAGGTGCCCATCTGGGAGGTGAAGAGGGCCAGCCAGTAGGGGCGGTAGAAGGGGTCCTTGAGGAGGGCCAGGGCCAGCACCCCTTTATCCTAAACCTGACTGACCGGTCATTACCCGCCCCTGAGCCCCCGCAGGCCCCAGGGGGATGGGGGAAAGCCCGCCCCCCGTTCCGGGCGGGGGCCCTGCCCCTTATACTTGGGGCATGTTCCAGCGGGGTCTGCCCCTCTTCCGCATCCTGGGGATCCCGGTCCACCTGGACCTCTCCTTCCTGATCATCCTGCCTCTTTTGGCCTTCCTCATCGGCAGCAACCTGCCCCTTTACCTCAGGCTCTTCGGCCTGCCCCCCCAGGAAGGCCTCCTCGAGGGGGCAAGGCCCTTCCTCTTGGGCCTCCTGGCGGCCATAGGCCTCTTCCTCTCCGTGCTCCTCCACGAGCTGGGCCACGCCCTGGCGGCGCACCGCTTCGGCATCCCAACCCGGCGCATCACCCTCTGGCTCCTGGGGGGGGTGGCCCAGATGGAGCGCATCCCCCGGGAGCCCCTGAAGGAGCTCTGGATCGCCCTGGCGGGCCCGGCGGTGAGCTTCGCCCTGGCCCTCTTCTTCCACTTGGCCCGCACGGAGGCCGGGGCCTTGGGCTTCCTCACCCACTACCTGGCCCTGATCAACCTGATGCTGGGGCTTTTCAACCTCCTCCCCGCCCTACCCCTGGACGGGGGGCGGGTGTACCGGGCCCTCCTCGCCCTGCGCAAGCCCTACCTCCAGGCCACCCGGCAGGCCTTGGCCCTGAGCCAGGCGGTGGCCTGGGCCTTGGGGCTTTTCGGCCTTGTGGTCTTCAACCCCTTCCTGGTCCTGATTGCCTTTTTTGTGTACATGGCCTCGAGGGCCGAGGGGGAGGCTGCCCTCCTAGCCCAGGCCTTAAGCGGGCTCAAGGTCAAGAACCTCATGACCCCAAACCCCTTGGTCATCCCCCCCTCCCTTTCCGTCCAGGAGGTCCTGGAACTGGCCTTGGCACATAAGGTTTCCGGCTTCCCCGTGGTGGAGGAGGGGCGGGTTTTGGGGGTGGTGGGCCTCGAGGGGCTGGAGGGCGCCAACCCCCTGGCCCCGGTGGGCCACTACCTGAAAGAACCCCTGGTCCTTGCCCCCGAGGAGGACGCCCTCACCGCCCTGGAGCGGATGGCCGAGCGGGGGTATGTCCGGGCCCTGGTCATGGAAGGGGACCAACTTCTCGGCATCCTCAGCAAGACCGATCTCCTCAGGGCCTTCCAGATACGGGTGCTGGGACATCCCTCACCTTGACAGGTACCCTAGGGTAGGGTAGGTTAGGGGCGCAAAAGTATACGGGAGGTGGCCATGAAGAGAATCCTTATCCTCCTCGGTTTGGCAGCCCTGGGCCTAGCCCTGGCCCAGAAGCCCAAGGTGGTCATCGGCACCGGCAGCACCGGGGGCGTCTTCTTCTACTACGGCACAACCCTGGCCGACATCTTGAACAAGGCCGGGGTGGCCGAGGCCCAGCCGGTGCAGACCGGGGGCTCCTACGACAACCTCCAGCTCCTGCGGGACCGCACCGGGGGCGGCACCTACTACTGCGCCCTCACCACCACCGACTCCGCCTACGTGGCCTACACCGGCGAGGAACCCCGCTTCAAGGACAAGCCCGCCAAGAGCCAGCGGGTTCTCTTCTACATGTACCCCTCCTTCATCCACCTGGTAACCACGGAAAAGTCCGGCATCAAGGTGGTGCAGGACCTTAAGGGCAAGCGGGTCTCCACGGGCCAGCCCGGCTCCAGCACGGAAAACCTGGCCCTTCTGGTGCTCCAGGGAGCGGGGGTGAAGCCCGAGAGCTTCGCCAAGCGGGAGCGCCTACCCGTGGCCGAGGGGGCCAAGGCCCTGGCCGAAGGCACCCTGGACGCCTTCTTCTGGGTGGGAGGCGTGCCCACCAGCTCCATCGTGGAGCTCTCCCAGACCCTGGCCCGCAAGGGGGACCGCATCTACCTGGTGCCCATCGACCCCAAGAGCACCACCGCCCAGGTGGCCATGAAGAAGTTCCCGGGCCTGGTGGACCCCTACAACGTGCCCAAGAGCGTTTACAACACCCGCACCGACGTGCCGGGGTTGGCCACGGGCAACATCGTGGTCTGCCCGGACACCCTTCCCGCGGAGGCGGGCTACGCCATCATGAAGGCGGTGTTTGACAACCTGGACACCCTGCGCACCGCCGTGGCCGCTGCCAAGGACACCAGCCTCGAGGCCACCGCCAAGCTCTTTGGCAGGCTCCCCATCCCCTTCCACCCCGGAGCCGAGCGCTACTTGAAGGAGAAGGGCCTCATCAAGTAGGCCATGCCTGAGCCCGGGTGCCCTGGAAGCCTCCAGGCCCCGGGCTTTTGTGGAGGCAAGCATGGAGCTCGAACGCCCGGTAGCCCAAACCCCCCTGACCCGCATCGCGAACTGGATCCTGGTGTTGGGGGCGCTTTACAGCCTCTACCTGGTCCTCCACCCCTTCACCCCCCTGGCCAAGGCGGAGATCCCCATCCTGGACATTGTCCAGCTCCAGCGAAGCACCCATGTTCTCTTTCTCCTTTTAGGGGGTTATCTGGTTTCCTTTTACCTCCCCAGAAAGCGCACCCTTGGAGCTTGGGTGTACTTCGCCTTTACCCTCATCCCCCTTTACAACTTTCTCTTCCCCAGCGTTCCCGGGGTGAACCTATCCTGGGAGGTCAAGGCGGTGGGCCTCCTCTACTGGGGCGTGGCCGCCTTACCCGCCCTGCTTCCTGGTTTGAAGCGGCCCGCCGACCTTCTCGCCGTCCTTCTCGCCCTCTTCCCCACCCTCTACCAGCTCCGCTACTTCGAGGAGCTGGTCTACCGGGCCGTCCTTCCCGAGCCCTGGGATATGGCCATGTCCTTCGGCCTCATCATGCTGGTCCTGGGCCTGGTCTACCGCCTTTTAGGGCCGGTGATGCCGGTTTTGGTCCTCTTCTTCTTCAGCTACAACCTCTACGCCGACCTCTTCCCCGGGGCTTTCAAGGGAAGCCGCCAGAGCATCGATCTCCTCCTGGGCAAGACCTACAACGAGACCGAGGCCGGCATCTACGGGCTCATCACCGGCGTATCCGCCAAGTACCTGGTTTACTTCACCCTGCTTTCCGGCATGATCGGGGCCCTGGGCCTGGGAAAGGTGGTGGCCAACCTGGCCTTAGCCCTGGTGGGCAAGCACCCCGCCACCCCCGGGCGGGTTACGGGCCTGGCCAGCGTCTTCATGGGCATGTTCTCCGGCTCCGGGGCCGCGGACACCCAGTTCGTGGCCGCCCTCACCAAGCCCCTTTATGAAAGGGCCGGTTATGACCGCCTGGTGGCCGCAGGCCTGGTGGCCACGGCGGGCACCATCGCCCTCATCACCCCACCGGTCATGGGTTCCATCGCCTTCATCATGGTGGAGATCCTGCAGATCCCTTACCTGAAGGTGATCGTCATGGCCCTGGGGCCGGCCCTTTTGTACCTGACCGCGGTCATCGCCTTCAATGAGTTCTACTCCCGCAAGGCGGGCTTGCCCGCGGTGGGCGCGGAGCTGGGCATGAGCCGCAGG from Thermus tengchongensis harbors:
- a CDS encoding PaaI family thioesterase; translated protein: MDRTALAQKVLKAQPFSQHLGMELLSAGEEEVELALPVRPEFYQHLGVVQGGVIAALLDNALTFAGGMVFGPEVLTVEFKVNFLRPAKGQRLLARGRVVQAGKRLAVVQGEVYSEEPEPKLVALGQGTIAKV
- a CDS encoding NADH-quinone oxidoreductase subunit 15 yields the protein MGPSHERELYEAWVELLSWMREYAREKGVRFEKEADFPDFIYRMERPYDLPTTIMTASLSDALGEPFLLADVSPRHAKLKRIGIRLPRAHIHLHAHYEPGKGLVTGKIPLTKARFFALADRAREALAFA
- a CDS encoding radical SAM protein codes for the protein MELLRPEATVLSLGNRVLSFDREGRPYHYFRQGLTYKRALDGTLHLRYREGERRRRRLAEAEALEVYREILDIAEAHLKDSGRREEVLRWTPEALSDPTPYRRAYTWPVSILPPDAYLSVVLQATTGCTWNRCAFCSFYQDRPFQKRSPGAFREHVERVLELLGRGRLLRRGVFLGDGNALALGEPLLPLLEEVRQTFPGEPILGFLDLFTGLKKEVSWWLRLWELGLRRVYIGLETGHAPLLALLNKPGHPREALSLVRSLKEAGLSLGVILMVGAGGVAYAEAHRRESLALMAELPLGKEDVIYLSPFQVEPRTPYAALGLEPLSQVEEELAAWASALRRMRLRVARYDIREFLY
- a CDS encoding phosphotransferase, which translates into the protein MVLSALKGLLSPDTLSRLTPLGGFEARVYTDGERVYKVYRPGEAHLAALEAERMARAGLGSFVLGVAQVEGQGVLVIRHFPGRPFSPEAFTPKALAALSHLFLSLHRLPEPGYVEREELLERLERFAESLGSVPEALSLIKALMRETTWVAGVEKRFCHRDAWAGNLLLKTQEHRSHDDPEVLLVDWVRSGGDDPARDLALLKTGSLDLLGERAAREALFRLVQFYPKEVRERLAFYVPLTYLHDLHWFRTKNPEGFLEALADKLPRALSFFQDCFPLGNRAC
- the upp gene encoding uracil phosphoribosyltransferase; this translates as MRITLVDHPLVQHKLAHLRDKRTGAKDFRELAEEISLLMAYEAMRDLELTETTVETPVAPARVKVLSGKKLALVAILRAGLVMVEGILKLVPHARVGHIGLYRDPESLKPVQYYAKLPPDIPERRVFLLDPMLATGGSASHALTLLKEKGATGIKLMCLIAAPEGLERIAQDHPDTEVVAAAIDERLNEHGYIVPGLGDAGDRIYGTR
- a CDS encoding MraY family glycosyltransferase, with the translated sequence MTELLKRIGVAEPTGTGWLTVAFAFLVALFFTWRFLPQVRRFALKVGWADMPNERRLNREPLPNAGGLAVYAGVVLALVVAAFLRPILVEQVLIQILAILLGGAWLVLVGFIDDQFGLPPLFRLFVQTLAALLLMAVGVRFEAAFGTPLDPVLGFFLTWLWVVGITNALNLMDGLDGLAGGIAYISAMSLLFVSAQFPFWAAGTLVLAALAGASLGFLRHNLHPSRIILGDAGAYFLGYTLAATALLGNLKLTTFLGLLPPALFLLLPILDTTQVVVRRLLRGQNPLSTPGKDHIHHRLLARGLSQRRVAFLLWGLALLFNLLAMAYLGMPKEAILASLFATVSGLGWVTYRRLRAVWRGAE
- the wecB gene encoding non-hydrolyzing UDP-N-acetylglucosamine 2-epimerase yields the protein MKRVVLAFGTRPEATKMAPVYLALKEHPHIKPLVLLTGQHREQLRQALGLFGIQEDRNLDVMQERQALPDLAARILPQAARALEEMRADYVLVHGDTLSTFAVAWAAFLVGLPVGHVEAGLRSGNLKEPFPEEANRRLTDALTDLDFAPTPLAKENLLREGKKAETILVTGQTGVDAVLLAARLGQLPEGLPPGPYVTVTMHRRENWPILPELARALKRVAEAFPHLTFVYPVHLNPVVREAVFPVLKGVRNFVLLDPLEYGPMAALMRESLLLVTDSGGLQEEGAALGVPVVVLRNVTERPEGLEAGILRLAGTEPERVYRTVKGLLENPQELERMRQAKNPYGDGKAGMRVAQGVAWRLGLGPRPEDWVP
- a CDS encoding MFS transporter, which codes for MLALALLKDPFYRPYWLALFTSQMGTWMQAAAQGWLVLLLTGSAERLGLVVALQFLPSLLLSLPAGVLADRYPKRALLLLTQGGMMLLALLMALLILTGLVDYAHVLLFAFLYGALNAMDLPVRQSFTVELAGRERYPGAIALNSFGFNLSRLLGPALAGLLIALFGVGVAYLANALSFLPLLLVLQRLPGGPAGEGGDGRFWRQAGEGVRFVLDHPLVRRVVGLVLFATLLGMNFQTLVPAYARLVLGMEAAGYGLLLSSVGMGALGAALVMAFTGRPKPVRLLLGVFLLALAHLGLFLPYPGLAPLFLALGGFGMISVLINANTLVQLAVPDRLRGRVMAVYSLVMLGTGPLGAYLTGLLFELLGGRLAALVLGGAVLMVGLYQLRPWPKEPSPPA
- a CDS encoding site-2 protease family protein, whose protein sequence is MFQRGLPLFRILGIPVHLDLSFLIILPLLAFLIGSNLPLYLRLFGLPPQEGLLEGARPFLLGLLAAIGLFLSVLLHELGHALAAHRFGIPTRRITLWLLGGVAQMERIPREPLKELWIALAGPAVSFALALFFHLARTEAGALGFLTHYLALINLMLGLFNLLPALPLDGGRVYRALLALRKPYLQATRQALALSQAVAWALGLFGLVVFNPFLVLIAFFVYMASRAEGEAALLAQALSGLKVKNLMTPNPLVIPPSLSVQEVLELALAHKVSGFPVVEEGRVLGVVGLEGLEGANPLAPVGHYLKEPLVLAPEEDALTALERMAERGYVRALVMEGDQLLGILSKTDLLRAFQIRVLGHPSP
- a CDS encoding TAXI family TRAP transporter solute-binding subunit, whose product is MKRILILLGLAALGLALAQKPKVVIGTGSTGGVFFYYGTTLADILNKAGVAEAQPVQTGGSYDNLQLLRDRTGGGTYYCALTTTDSAYVAYTGEEPRFKDKPAKSQRVLFYMYPSFIHLVTTEKSGIKVVQDLKGKRVSTGQPGSSTENLALLVLQGAGVKPESFAKRERLPVAEGAKALAEGTLDAFFWVGGVPTSSIVELSQTLARKGDRIYLVPIDPKSTTAQVAMKKFPGLVDPYNVPKSVYNTRTDVPGLATGNIVVCPDTLPAEAGYAIMKAVFDNLDTLRTAVAAAKDTSLEATAKLFGRLPIPFHPGAERYLKEKGLIK
- a CDS encoding TRAP transporter permease, with amino-acid sequence MELERPVAQTPLTRIANWILVLGALYSLYLVLHPFTPLAKAEIPILDIVQLQRSTHVLFLLLGGYLVSFYLPRKRTLGAWVYFAFTLIPLYNFLFPSVPGVNLSWEVKAVGLLYWGVAALPALLPGLKRPADLLAVLLALFPTLYQLRYFEELVYRAVLPEPWDMAMSFGLIMLVLGLVYRLLGPVMPVLVLFFFSYNLYADLFPGAFKGSRQSIDLLLGKTYNETEAGIYGLITGVSAKYLVYFTLLSGMIGALGLGKVVANLALALVGKHPATPGRVTGLASVFMGMFSGSGAADTQFVAALTKPLYERAGYDRLVAAGLVATAGTIALITPPVMGSIAFIMVEILQIPYLKVIVMALGPALLYLTAVIAFNEFYSRKAGLPAVGAELGMSRRRYALRYSILFLPILLIVAMLYLGYEVRTAASLALLFFILITYLDPTLRPKGAAPIFQGLAEGFRTLLPIGTAVTAANLIFAMMVISGLPSKFSQLLQQVSGESLLLATLITALFSLVLGMGVPPTATYVLTSALTAPAIIALAKLNGIPDSAALLATHMFLFYYAVLADVTPPVALSAYAASSVFGTNPLQTGVYAARVALSKYLVGFFFLLSYSGTALLIVPVLENSPPGEAWPMILERFLSVAIGIVYLSASGAGYTRRPLKRWEAWALGILAVMLFVPFWPLNLGAFLAGLFFFRKGLTKARGGA